DNA from Haloferax volcanii DS2:
CACAAAGAGGGGCCGACGCGGACGGGCGGCGACTATCCGATGGAGTACAACACGCCCCACGGGCGGTGGTCTATCCACTCGACTTGGCGAGACAACGAAAAACTGCTCCGCCTCCAGCGCGGGGAGCCGGTGGTCTACCTCCATCCCGAGGACGCCGCCGAGCGCGGCATCGAAGACGGCGACACCGTCGAGGTGTTCAACGACCTCGCGGAGGTCGAACTGCAGGCGAAGCTCTACCCGAGCAGCCAGCGCGGCACGGCGCGGATGTACTTCGCCTGGGAGCGGTTCCAGTTCGACGGCGACACGAACTTCAACTCGCTCGTCCCGATGTACATGAAGCCGACGCAGTTGGTCCAGTATCCGGAAGACTCCGGCGAACACCTCTACTTCTTCCCCAACTACTGGGGGCCGACGGGGGTCAACAGCGACGTCCGCGTCGACGTGCGGAAAGGCGGGGGTGATGCCGAATGAGCACCGACGACGGGCCAGCAGCACAGACCGACGGCGACGGGGTCGACCTCGCCGACGGTGTCGACCATCAGGTCGCCATGGTGATGGACCTGAACAAGTGCATCGGCTGTCAGACCTGCACGGTCGCGTGCAAGTCGCTCTGGACGGAGGGCGGCGGCCGCGACTACATGTACTGGAACAACGTCGAGACGAAGCCCGGGAAGGGCTACCCGCGCGACTGGGAGGACTCCGGCGGCGGTTGGACGGACGCCGAACACACCGAGCGAAGCCCCGGCGACATCCCCGACCAAGCGGACTACGGTGACGCGTGGTCGTTCAACCACGAGGAGGTCATGTACAACGGCGGCGACTGGCCGCTGCGTCCCGACAGCGACCCCGAGTGGGGGCCGAACTGGGACGAAGACCAAGGCGCGGGCGAGTATCCGAACTCGTACTACTTCTACCTCCCGCGCATCTGCAACCACTGCACGCACCCGTCCTGCGTGGAGGCGTGCCCGCGGAAGGCCATCTACAAGCGCGAGGAGGACGGCATCGTCCTCATCGACCAGGAGCGCTGCCGCGGCTACCGCTACTGCGTCGAGGGTTGTCCGTACAAGAAGGTGTACTACAACGCGACGCAGAAGACCTCCGAGAAGTGCATCTTCTGTTACCCCCGCATCGAGGGCGAGGGCCCCGACGGCGAGACGTTCGCCCCCGCCTGCGCGGAGGACTGCCCGCCGCAGTTGCGACTCGTCGGGTTCCTCGACGACGAACAGGGGCCGATTCACAAGCTCGTCGAGGAGTACGAGGTCGCACTCCCGCTGCATCCGGAGTACCAGACGCAGCCGAACGTCTACTACATCCCGCCGTTCGCGCCGCCGCAGCACTCCGAAGACGGCGAGACGGTGGACGTGGACCGCATCCCGCGGAACTACCTCGAAGAGCTGTTCGGCGACCGCGTCCACGACGCGCTCGACACCATCGAGAAGGAACGCGACAAGGTCGACCGCGGCGGGGAAAGCGAACTGCTGGATATGCTGACCGACACCAACCCGGCCCGAAAGTACCGGTTGGAGGTGTTCGACTGATGCGAGCAACGCGAGCGAAGTCGGGCTCGCCGGGACTCGTTCCGGAGGTGTTCGACGATGAGTGAACGTCGAACGGCCGCAGTCGCCGCAGTCGCCGTCGTGGTGCTGCTCCTGCTCGTCGCGGTGGCCGGCCCCGCGGCGGTGTCCGCGCGCCCCGCGAACGAGATTCCCGTCCAATCGGTCGCTGCCGACGACCGACCCCAGCGGCCCACGAGCGAGGCGTGGAACACCGTTCCGTCGGTGAACGTCCCGCTGACGAGCGCGCCCAGTGGCGTTCCGAACGCGAGCGACACCTCCGTCGAATCGGTTCGCGTCCAGTCGGCCCAGACCGACGAGCGGTTGTATCTCCGACTCTCGTGGGCCGACGGAACCGCCGACCGCAACGCCACCAGTCCGAGGTCGTTCCTCGACGCGGCCGCGGTGCAGGTACCGGTCAACACCTCGGTCCGCCCCCCGATTTCGATGGGGAGCACGCGGAACCTTGTGAACGTCTGGTACTGGAGCGCCGACGGGGAGACCGAGGAACTGCTCGCCGGCGGCCCGGGGTCCACGACCGAGTTCGAACGGACGGCGGTGGAGACGACGGCGAGCCACGACGACGGCCGGTGGACGGTCGTCATGTCGCGCCCGCTCGATTCGGATGCCGCCAACCGGACCTCGTTCGCCGTCGACAACGACGTGGACGTGGCGTTCGCGGTGTGGAACGGCTCCGAGATGGAGCGCTCCGGCCGGAAGTCGGTCAGCGAGTGGTACCACTTCCCGTTCGGCCCCGGACCGCAGGGGCCGCCGTACGAGTCGATACTGTGGACCGTCGCCGGCCTCGCCATCGTCGGCGTCGCGCTCGTGACTATCGAGGCGGTGCGGAAGAACTGAGGACACGACGATGGACACGAACACCAACGCGGAGACGCGAACTGACGACACGAACCGCGACACCGACCGAGTCGATTCGAGCGGGGTCGACCGACCCGCGGCGGCGCAGGCGGCGATCTATACCGCGCTGGCGACGTTGCTCGACGAGCCAGACGAGCGGCTCCACGAGCGACTCGCCGCCGGCGAAGTCGACGAGACCGTCCGGGGGCTCCTCGATGCGACCGGACTCTCGGTCGCCCCGCCGGAACTGACCGTCGACGACGACTACGAGACGGCCTGCGCCCGGTTCAACGACCTGTTCACGGTGGGCTACGCCGAGTACGCGGACCGGACGGACGGCTCGCTCGACAGCGAGGGGCCGCGTATCTCGCTGTACGAGTCGTCGTACCGGCCGGACGCGGCGTGGAACGACGTGAATCTCGACCTCGCACGCGCCTACGACTACTTCGGGCTCGAAATCGACCGAGAGGCCCGCGACAACCACGACTACCTCCCGTACGAACTGGAGTTCGCGAGCTACCTCGCGCGGCTGGAGGCCGCGGCCGACCCGGGTGACGGGCGCGCCGACGACGCGGCGCGGGCACGGCTCGATTTCCACGACCGTCACCTCCACGTCGTCGCCGGGGGCTTGGCTGAACGAGCGGCCGACACGCCCGGTACGGGTCTGTACGGCGAAGTCGCGAGCTTCCTCGACCGGTTCGTCGCCGCCGACCAGCGCGCGCTCGCCGCGCGTTTCGAGGGAGGTGACGGACCGTGACCGGTCGGGGCGTCGAGGACGCCGTCGGCTCGAATCCACGGCCGTCCGGAGTCGCCGCGCTCCGGTCTCGAACGCCCGACGGGGTGCTTCGAACACTAGCAGGCGTCCTCGCAGTCGTCCCGCTCGCCGCGGTGACGGCGTACCGCGTCGGCCACAACGTTCCCGGCGGTCTCCCGGCGGGCGTCACGACGCTTGCGGCCGACTGGTCGGCGCTGGCCGTGGTCGGTCCCGCGTTCGCGGGGCTGCTCCTCGCGGCGACCGCCGACAGTAAAGTCGAGCGCGTGGGACTCGCCTTCGCCGGCGGATTTGGAGTCCTGGCACTCGGGACAGCGGCCGCGGCGTGGCAGCCGGCTGCAATCGGCGTTTCGGTCGGGGTCGCGGTCGTCGCGGCGGACCGGTTCGTCGCGCCCGGACGGAAACGAGAGTGGAACGGAGCCCGACGAGCCGCGCCGGTCGGCTTCGCCGCGGTCGGTGTGGCGACCTCGCTCGCGGCGGCCGCCGGCGTGTGGCCGGCGACGCTCCGACCGCTCGGCTCCGGGGTCGCGCTCGCCGCGGTCGGCGTCGTCCCACTCGCTGTCGGCTGGGATAGAATCAGTGCGCTAGCCGGCATAACCGCGGGACTCGCCACATTCGGAATCGTCGCAAGCGCCCCGTACGTCGCGGGTGCGGTACTGCTCGTCGGCGGCGGTGTCGTCGGCGTTCCGACGAGTCTCGTCGCCTTCGCCGCGGCCGGCGGAACCGCCGGCGCCGTCTCCGCGCTCCGCGACGGTCGGCCCGCCGTCGCGCTCGGAGCCGCGTTGTTCTGCGTGGCCGGCGTCCCCGCGACAGTGCTCCGAGCAACCGGGGTCGTCGTCGCGGCTGCGTTGGTCGCGTACGACGGGGGTGAGCGAGCGTGAGAGACGAAGAGGAGGCGACCGACGGGCCGCCGGACCCGCAGCTACACCCCGAACAGAGCCCCGGATTCGGTGTCGACCCTGTGGGCCTCGAAGACATCGAAGTCGACCGCGACGTGACCATCGGCGAGGCGACGCTCGCCGACCTCGGCGCAAGCGACACGGAGCCCGTCGAGGACCACCCGGTCTCTGACCTGCTCGCGTCGCTCGCCGGTGACGGCGCGGTCGAGCGTCGGCGGGCCGCACTCGCGCTCGCCGAACGGGAGGGCGACAGGGTCGTTGTGGAAGCGTTGTCCCGCGCGGCGACGACAGACGAGGACGCCGAAGTGCGGCAGTTCGCCGTGGAGGCGCTGGCGAAACACGGCGGCGACCTCGCGGCCGAGACCGCGCGGGCGCTGACCGACGACCCCGACCCGTGGGTTCGGGCCGAGGCCGTCGTCGCGCTCGACCGCCTGGACCGGGGAGAACACGAAGCGGTCATCGAAGCCGCACTTGACGACGAGCACCACGCCGCCCGGCGAAACGCGCTCGTCTCGCTTTTCAAACTCCGCGGCGAGGGCGCGTGTGACGCGCTCGTTGCCGCCGCCGACGACCCGAGCGAGCGGGTTCGAGAGTGGGCGGCGCACCTGCTCGGCGGGGTCGAAACCGACCGGGCGGCCGAGGCGCTGTCCCGACTCGCCGACGACGAACAGAGCGTCGTGCGAGAAACGGCGGTTCGGGCCCAAGAGGTCGATTCCGGGAGCTTCCGACGCCAGTTCACGGGCGTCCTCGACGAGACCGACCGCACCCTGCCCGGCGAAGACGACCTCAACCGAACGCCGAACCTCTGACCATGAGCGAACACGAACCGACGAACCACGAACCGGCGAACGACGAGCCAGACACCGAGCCCGAGCTTCGAGACCGCGCCGAATCGGCGCTCCGAGCCGTCCGAGACCCCGATGCCGACCTCGACGTTTTCGAGGCCGGACTGGTCGAATCGATAACCGTCGACGGGGCGAGCGTGACCGTCCGCGCGGCCGTGACGGAGTTCGACGACGCGAACGCGACGCAGGTCATGCGCGCGATGGCGCAGGCGGTCCGCGACGTACCCGCGGTCGAGAGTGCGCACGTCGAACCCGTCTCGCCGTCGTCCGGCGGCGGTGCAACGGGCGTGGACGCGTTCGATACCGTCATCGCCGTCGCCAGTGCCAAGGGCGGCGTCGGGAAGTCGACCGTCTCGACCGGCTTGGCGTGCGCACTCGCCGGCGAGCACTCAGCCGGGCTGTTCGACGCGGACATCCACGGCCCGAACGTCCCGTCATTGCTCGACGTCGAAGGTCCCGTCCACTCGGACGACGAGGGCCACCCGCTTCCCGTCTCGGTGGCGGGGCCCGACGCCTCGCTCGACGTAATGAGCGTCGGATTGATGGAGTCGGGCGCGCCGCTGGCGTGGCGGGGCGCGATGGCGCACGACGCGCTGACCGAACTGTTCGCGGACACCGCTTGGAGCGCCGACGACACGCTCGTCTTGGACCTTCCGCCGGGGACCGGCGACGTGGTTCTGACGACGCTTCAAGAGATTTCCGTCGACGGCGTCGTCGTTGTGACGACGCCCTTCGAGTCGAGCCTGGAGGACACGGCGCGGAGCATCGAACTCTTCCGGGACAACGAGGTTCCGGTTCTCGGGGCGGTCGTCAATATGCGCGAGTTCGCCTGCCCCTCCTGCGGCGACACTCACCGGCTCTTTCCCGGTGAGGCCGCCAGCGAACGGCTTGACGCGACGGTGCTCGCCGAGCTACCGTTCTCCCCGCAGTTTCAGGAGACGCCCGCGCCCGGCGACGCCGCACCGGCGTTCGAGACACTCGCGGAGTCGGTCTCCGAGGCGGCGGCGACCGCGTGGGATGTCGACGCTCCCGACGGCGCACTCGACATCCGCGGGGACCCGCCGGAACGACGGAAGGAGCGGGTCGCAGAACGGTTCACCGCGCTGGCGAGCGGCGAAACGTTCGCACTCGTCAGCGACCGCGACCCGACGCCAGTCCGGCGGTTCCTCGGCGGGCTGACCGACCGCGCCCCCGCGGAAATCGACGGGTTCAGCGTCGAACGCCGAACGCCGAACGACTGGCTGTTGACTGCGACGAAACCGTAAGCGAGAGCCGATGGAACGACAGCCACCGGTGACCGGTATCGCGCTCGTCGCCGGCCTCTGTGCCGCGCTCGACGCGGAGAGGTGGATGACACACGCCCTGACCGGCATCCCCAGAACGTGGCCCATTTCCGTGTCTCGGAATCTATCCGGCTCCGACGAGTCCTCAGGCCCTCCGGTCCGACGAGGTACGAACCGGACGCGGGGGCCGTGTGTCTCCTCGAACTGACGCCAGTGACTGGTCGTGGCTTTTACCCGCGTCGAGACGCCACCCCCGCTATGGAACTTCAGATTACCGAGCTGGAGGACCTCGAGGAGAGAGTCGGGAACGCGCCCACTCGAATCGGTGAACTGCAAGCGGGCACCCGAGT
Protein-coding regions in this window:
- the narH gene encoding nitrate reductase subunit beta; this translates as MSTDDGPAAQTDGDGVDLADGVDHQVAMVMDLNKCIGCQTCTVACKSLWTEGGGRDYMYWNNVETKPGKGYPRDWEDSGGGWTDAEHTERSPGDIPDQADYGDAWSFNHEEVMYNGGDWPLRPDSDPEWGPNWDEDQGAGEYPNSYYFYLPRICNHCTHPSCVEACPRKAIYKREEDGIVLIDQERCRGYRYCVEGCPYKKVYYNATQKTSEKCIFCYPRIEGEGPDGETFAPACAEDCPPQLRLVGFLDDEQGPIHKLVEEYEVALPLHPEYQTQPNVYYIPPFAPPQHSEDGETVDVDRIPRNYLEELFGDRVHDALDTIEKERDKVDRGGESELLDMLTDTNPARKYRLEVFD
- a CDS encoding ethylbenzene dehydrogenase-related protein, which codes for MSERRTAAVAAVAVVVLLLLVAVAGPAAVSARPANEIPVQSVAADDRPQRPTSEAWNTVPSVNVPLTSAPSGVPNASDTSVESVRVQSAQTDERLYLRLSWADGTADRNATSPRSFLDAAAVQVPVNTSVRPPISMGSTRNLVNVWYWSADGETEELLAGGPGSTTEFERTAVETTASHDDGRWTVVMSRPLDSDAANRTSFAVDNDVDVAFAVWNGSEMERSGRKSVSEWYHFPFGPGPQGPPYESILWTVAGLAIVGVALVTIEAVRKN
- a CDS encoding molecular chaperone TorD family protein, whose protein sequence is MDTNTNAETRTDDTNRDTDRVDSSGVDRPAAAQAAIYTALATLLDEPDERLHERLAAGEVDETVRGLLDATGLSVAPPELTVDDDYETACARFNDLFTVGYAEYADRTDGSLDSEGPRISLYESSYRPDAAWNDVNLDLARAYDYFGLEIDREARDNHDYLPYELEFASYLARLEAAADPGDGRADDAARARLDFHDRHLHVVAGGLAERAADTPGTGLYGEVASFLDRFVAADQRALAARFEGGDGP
- a CDS encoding HEAT repeat domain-containing protein encodes the protein MRDEEEATDGPPDPQLHPEQSPGFGVDPVGLEDIEVDRDVTIGEATLADLGASDTEPVEDHPVSDLLASLAGDGAVERRRAALALAEREGDRVVVEALSRAATTDEDAEVRQFAVEALAKHGGDLAAETARALTDDPDPWVRAEAVVALDRLDRGEHEAVIEAALDDEHHAARRNALVSLFKLRGEGACDALVAAADDPSERVREWAAHLLGGVETDRAAEALSRLADDEQSVVRETAVRAQEVDSGSFRRQFTGVLDETDRTLPGEDDLNRTPNL
- a CDS encoding P-loop NTPase, which translates into the protein MSEHEPTNHEPANDEPDTEPELRDRAESALRAVRDPDADLDVFEAGLVESITVDGASVTVRAAVTEFDDANATQVMRAMAQAVRDVPAVESAHVEPVSPSSGGGATGVDAFDTVIAVASAKGGVGKSTVSTGLACALAGEHSAGLFDADIHGPNVPSLLDVEGPVHSDDEGHPLPVSVAGPDASLDVMSVGLMESGAPLAWRGAMAHDALTELFADTAWSADDTLVLDLPPGTGDVVLTTLQEISVDGVVVVTTPFESSLEDTARSIELFRDNEVPVLGAVVNMREFACPSCGDTHRLFPGEAASERLDATVLAELPFSPQFQETPAPGDAAPAFETLAESVSEAAATAWDVDAPDGALDIRGDPPERRKERVAERFTALASGETFALVSDRDPTPVRRFLGGLTDRAPAEIDGFSVERRTPNDWLLTATKP